A genomic stretch from Bos javanicus breed banteng chromosome 3, ARS-OSU_banteng_1.0, whole genome shotgun sequence includes:
- the CDCP2 gene encoding CUB domain-containing protein 2, giving the protein MLVELVFCLLLAVALLGPDLRAQAMKGVKCGGVLSAPSGNFSSPNFPSLYPYNTECSWLIVVAEGSSVLLTFHAFDLEYHDTCGFDFLEIYNGASGDQGNLLGRFCGRVPPPPFTSSWHVMSVVFHSDKHVASRGFSAAYQKDVCGGVLTGLSGVLASPEYPNNYPNNVECRWVIQAAGPATVKLVFVDFQVEGSEQCTYDYVAVLGGPGPAREHHYCGSARPPTLVSLGHELQVVFKSDFNIGGRGFKAYYFSGECQEVYTAVRGNFSSPQYPSSYPNNIRCHWTIRLPPGYRVKVFFLDLELEEPNSLTRTCDFDHLAAFDGASEEAPLLGNWCGHHLPPPVTSSHNQLLIVLHTDRSTTRRGFSVAYIGVVPMNVSCTRTDFQILISAQALAPLERTKVYLGSRSCAAQEMGSNFRIQARFDTCGTESQRRNNTSVIVSVLYIDFSAGGQEDTHEYEVRCEPRRKEASAHLLSGSHWLGPYAATAEHLQEAPPRDKVEALEGPVAMVAQDTSDIVFLGLCILAGVLMVIAIVVLMLL; this is encoded by the exons ATGCTGGTGGAGCTGGTATTCTGTCTGCTGCTGGCAGTGGCGCTGCTGGGCCCAGACCTCAGAGCCCAAGCCATGAAAG GTGTCAAATGTGGGGGTGTGCTCTCAGCACCTTCTGGAAACTTCTCCAGCCCCAACTTCCCCAGCCTCTACCCCTACAACACGGAGTGCAGCTGGCTGATCGTGGTGGCCGAGGGCTCCTCCGTGCTGCTCACCTTCCACGCCTTTGACTTGGAGTACCACGACACCTGCGGCTTCGACTTCCTGGAGATCTACAACGGCGCCTCCGGGGACCAGGGCAACCTGCTGGGGAGGTTCTGCGGCAGGGTGCCCCCGCCACCCTTCACCTCCTCCTGGCACGTCATGTCTGTGGTCTTCCACTCAGACAAGCACGTGGCCAGCCGCGGCTTCTCCGCGGCCTACCAGAAAG ATGTGTGTGGTGGTGTCCTGACCGGCCTGTCAGGGGTCCTCGCCAGCCCCGAGTACCCCAACAACTACCCCAACAACGTGGAGTGCCGCTGGGTGATCCAGGCCGCTGGCCCCGCCACCGTCAAGCTGGTGTTCGTGGACTTCCAGGTGGAGGGCAGTGAGCAGTGCACGTACGACTACGTGGCTGTGCTTGGGGGGCCTGGCCCCGCCCGGGAACACCACTACTGCGGCAGTGCCAGGCCCCCCACACTCGTGTCCCTGGGCCACGAGCTGCAGGTGGTCTTCAAGTCTGACTTCAACATCGGAGGCCGCGGCTTCAAGGCCTACTACTTCTCAG GAGAATGCCAGGAGGTGTACACGGCGGTGCGGGGCAACTTCTCCAGCCCGCAGTACCCCAGCTCCTACCCCAACAACATCCGGTGCCACTGGACCATCCGCCTGCCTCCTGGCTACCGGGTCAAGGTGTTCTTCCTAGACCTGGAACTGGAGGAGCCCAACAGCCTGACCAGGACCTGCGACTTTGACCATCTAGCAGCCTTTGATGGGGCCAGTGAGGAGGCGCCTCTGCTGGGGAATTGGTGTGGCCACCACCTGCCACCCCCCGTCACCTCAAGCCACAACCAGCTCCTGATTGTGCTGCACACGGACCGTAGCACCACCCGCAGGGGCTTCTCTGTGGCCTACATTGGAG TGGTGCCCATGAATGTGAGCTGCACCCGCACGGACTTCCAGATCCTGATCTCTGCACAGGCGCTGGCCCCACTAGAACGGACCAAAGTCTACCTGGGAAGCCGGAGCTGTGCCGCCCAGGAGATGGGCAGCAACTTCCGGATCCAGGCCCGCTTTGACACCTGCGGCACTGAGTCTCAG AGAAGAAATAACACCTCAGTGATCGTCAGCGTGCTGTACATCGACTTCTCAGCCGGTGGGCAGGAGGACACCCACGAGTACGAGGTCCGCTGCGAGCCGCGCCGCAAGGAGGCCTCTGCGCACCTGCTGTCTGGCTCCCACTGGCTCGGGCCCTACGCTGCCACGGCCGAGCACCTTCAGGAGGCACCCCCCAGGGACAAGGTGGAGGCACTGGAGGGCCCCGTGGCCATGGTGGCCCAGGACACCAGTGACATCGTCTTCCTGGGCCTTTGCATCCTGGCTGGAGTCCTCATGGTGATTGCCATCGTGGTCCTGATGCTGCTGTAG